The following proteins come from a genomic window of Corallococcus sp. NCRR:
- a CDS encoding FAD-binding oxidoreductase produces MLTESVTGGPRVEVPSRAKAIHEAKVEAISQQLRQRKGKGPASFKKKSPPHSVPKRFDARRRDEKVDLGDLDAILDIDPVGMTCTAEPAVTFDEVVRATLPHGLIPFIVPEHKTITLGGAIAGCSIESMSFRQGGFHDTCLEYEVITAKGDVLRCSPALEPLLFQMMHGSFGTLGILSQVRFKLTRCEPYVRVTNETHSTLESFQQGIWHHFQDPGADYLDGQIFSPTKHVLCVGHFVDRAPYVNRYEWLTAYCETIPRRSEDYLTTYDYLFRYNRGVTHARPQNLLARALFGRLIHSDSVLRTANRFTQLLPKKDPPVIVDVFIPFSRTAAFMDWYHREMRHYPVWCVPFRRTRDYEWLTPRWWSGMKDPLFLDLAVYGMPQPPGRNVYKELEDELQRDNGTKTLISYNYYDEETFWSIWNRETYQAVKQRTDPDNLFRDLYVKTCKAALGL; encoded by the coding sequence ATGCTCACGGAGTCAGTCACTGGCGGTCCCCGGGTGGAGGTCCCTTCACGGGCCAAGGCGATTCACGAAGCCAAGGTCGAAGCCATCAGCCAGCAGTTGCGGCAGCGCAAGGGCAAGGGCCCTGCGTCCTTCAAGAAGAAGTCCCCACCCCACAGCGTCCCCAAGCGGTTCGATGCGCGCCGCCGCGACGAGAAGGTGGACCTGGGCGACCTGGACGCCATCCTCGACATCGACCCCGTGGGGATGACCTGCACCGCCGAGCCCGCGGTCACCTTCGACGAGGTCGTCCGAGCGACGCTGCCGCACGGGCTCATCCCGTTCATCGTCCCCGAGCACAAGACCATCACGCTCGGGGGCGCCATCGCGGGGTGCTCCATCGAGTCCATGTCCTTCCGCCAGGGCGGCTTCCACGACACGTGCCTGGAGTACGAGGTCATCACCGCCAAGGGGGACGTGCTGCGCTGCTCACCGGCGCTGGAGCCGCTCCTCTTCCAGATGATGCACGGCTCGTTCGGGACGCTGGGCATCCTGTCCCAGGTGCGCTTCAAGCTCACGCGCTGCGAGCCCTACGTGCGGGTGACGAACGAGACGCACTCCACCCTGGAGTCCTTCCAGCAGGGCATCTGGCACCACTTCCAGGACCCGGGCGCGGACTACCTGGACGGGCAGATCTTCTCTCCCACGAAGCACGTGCTCTGCGTGGGACACTTCGTGGACCGGGCGCCGTACGTGAACCGCTACGAATGGCTCACCGCGTACTGCGAGACCATCCCGCGCCGGAGCGAGGACTACCTCACGACGTATGACTATCTCTTCCGCTACAACCGGGGCGTCACGCATGCCCGGCCACAGAACCTCCTCGCGAGGGCGCTGTTCGGCAGGCTCATCCATTCCGACAGCGTGCTGAGGACCGCCAACCGCTTCACCCAGCTGCTGCCGAAGAAGGACCCGCCGGTCATCGTGGACGTGTTCATCCCCTTCTCACGCACGGCCGCGTTCATGGACTGGTACCACCGCGAGATGCGGCACTACCCCGTCTGGTGCGTGCCCTTCCGGCGGACGCGTGACTACGAATGGCTGACGCCCCGGTGGTGGTCTGGAATGAAGGACCCGCTGTTCCTGGACCTGGCCGTGTACGGCATGCCGCAGCCACCGGGCCGCAACGTCTACAAGGAGCTGGAGGACGAGCTCCAGCGCGACAACGGAACCAAGACGCTCATCTCCTACAACTACTACGACGAGGAGACCTTCTGGAGCATCTGGAACCGCGAGACGTACCAGGCCGTGAAGCAGCGCACGGACCCGGACAACCTCTTCCGGGACCTGTATGTGAAGACGTGCAAGGCGGCGCTCGGCCTTTGA
- a CDS encoding fatty acid desaturase family protein, whose product MTDFSSSLPLPPDDAKRLRSELRRVLPPEAFERQPLRGIVALCLVPVEAALIWVLGTWTLPHWACLLIAFVLGQLVTAVGLAAHEALHHSVFHGRKWESLLGWVGFAPFLVTPGNWRAWHVQAHHSAANVLVRDPDILPRRTDWHTQAFAKLFHAMSPGSGHWLSFISFSVFFTAQGQAFLWHHCRLPAFQHVHLHRTRERVLTVLVTAGWVGLGWVLGPRAAFYALVLPLLIGNVTLMIYIATNHWMQPAAEETDNPFVNTASVETHPLMNWMHFNFSYHQEHHIFPAQSPKYAPLLRKHLRELSPRASIVYPHLHALRTLYLRPALYSEDGQSLMGRDGTPEVSTTELRRRLEAT is encoded by the coding sequence ATGACTGACTTCTCTTCATCCCTTCCCCTGCCCCCGGATGACGCCAAACGGCTCCGCTCGGAGCTGCGCCGCGTGCTGCCTCCGGAGGCCTTCGAACGACAACCCCTGCGCGGCATCGTCGCGCTGTGCCTGGTGCCCGTGGAGGCGGCGCTCATCTGGGTGCTCGGGACGTGGACGCTGCCCCATTGGGCGTGTCTGCTCATCGCCTTCGTGCTGGGCCAGCTCGTCACCGCGGTGGGGCTCGCCGCGCACGAGGCCCTGCACCACTCGGTGTTCCACGGCCGCAAGTGGGAGAGCCTGCTGGGCTGGGTGGGCTTCGCGCCCTTCCTGGTGACGCCGGGCAACTGGAGGGCCTGGCATGTCCAGGCCCATCACAGCGCCGCCAATGTCCTCGTGCGCGACCCCGACATCCTCCCGCGCAGGACGGACTGGCACACCCAGGCGTTCGCGAAGCTGTTCCACGCCATGTCCCCCGGGTCCGGACACTGGCTGAGCTTCATCAGCTTCAGCGTCTTCTTCACCGCGCAGGGCCAGGCCTTCCTCTGGCATCACTGCCGGCTGCCCGCGTTCCAGCACGTGCACCTGCACCGGACGCGGGAGCGCGTGCTCACGGTGCTCGTCACCGCGGGCTGGGTGGGGCTCGGGTGGGTCCTGGGGCCCCGCGCGGCGTTCTACGCGCTGGTGCTCCCGCTGCTCATCGGGAACGTCACGCTGATGATCTACATCGCCACCAACCACTGGATGCAGCCCGCGGCGGAGGAGACGGACAACCCCTTCGTGAACACCGCCAGCGTGGAGACCCACCCGCTGATGAACTGGATGCACTTCAACTTCAGCTACCACCAGGAGCACCACATCTTCCCGGCGCAGAGCCCGAAGTACGCCCCCCTGCTGCGCAAGCACCTGCGCGAGCTGAGCCCCCGGGCGTCCATCGTCTACCCGCACCTGCACGCGCTGCGCACGTTGTACCTGCGTCCAGCGCTCTACTCCGAGGATGGCCAATCCCTGATGGGCCGGGACGGCACACCGGAGGTGAGCACCACCGAGCTGCGCCGCCGGCTCGAAGCCACCTGA
- a CDS encoding type I polyketide synthase has product MDFFAVPYDIHFDDTMAYGSHHFLTNFKFQCAGREHLLFSPHAFEEPEFRRDFDQVLLLTYEGYSRNLAPAALGDRLIILTSLEERGEVSLRFCFRTLKSDGTPVACGYQTVLCADRQGVLRAFPASFQRSFESLAALHEPSGPKSFRDLALQGGAGVQALFPEAVRELARTLLADTAPRGVSRTVRLPDPVRVPVLQLPANATAFLFAGQGTFEPALFLQLKALQPELREELLAVSEACRSQGIDVGPLLAAEDVAQVGRALDAAPLLDQLGIFLSGVLGARWMERQGTRPDVFVGHSFGEIAAMTAAGAMDLRTGAEVVCRRIRALQTVPDDLGTLAAVALAEPETVRAVAESGARTLEIAGRNHSRQTVVAGPREELERLRAFLERQGKGFTFISSRYPFHHPSLAPAVTAFRASLADLAVHPARGPIYSPIERRVYGRGGSELAGALASHLVRPFDFPGAVETLVGAGCARFVDCGTGGRLTRIVQRILPKDTPVALTSVDHSLPEHSAAVTPVTPAIAVVSLGCMLPGGAKDPETYWRNIQRGISGIVDTGVSHPDQVVDFVGPAVTPDRTYTLLTGRVLDSDLVAPPGVTPERFQRYGREQRLLAIALSQAMESLRSIAPRASGRIQCLLGSTADGSPEYDDALCVEAGEALLRARGETTRELSALMREALGITAKSAELAPHPTLQTVVTDVVGPSVSTVLLDAACASSLYAIALGMKALERREADLVLAGGVFSPGPGNSCLFSQFKGLSATGSRPFDERADGVIFGEGAGVVGLMHLEDAVSAGLKVHAVIRGAGLSSDGRSSSANVPRADGQVAAMEACYAAAGVEPASIQYIEAHGTATPAGDTTELQSIGRVFSGKRKGLQLASVKALIGHVGWAAGAASVIKLCKALEHRSFPPQSHFDRPGAGLRALGPDFEVSTREQPWPENGEHPRRAATNGFGFGGTNAHLVLEEYRGGPLATHARAVTAANEALVVVAAEGLFPEMRFDAKGMRLPASVRLLPDITEDMDLTQHLGLIVASDVVKKLGAFDSLRTGTAIVLGLEGKTRRGVEATQRVMADSTRRRLREYIQRAPDATRRLPLVDRLHAAVNALRPSGPYTLQGMMPNVTPGRMAGVLDTKGPNFVVDAGAGTLAASLRASRALLDSGFELVLVGSAHVKRPGEAPAASTPEEGMAMLAVTTAAKAEARGLKPLCHLRMSEEAGSGLGPGITLPPHSAREAQELLSAMRAAAEGQAITLRFHPDAATGLRLVLQLHPGLSSRPSAPETFATSSDKAWVSSAENRDHEGAAPAAANRTNLSDSRTGLASSSQEGHLLGSGRENLSDSRTGLANSIGRDGLPHQPSHGNLSDSRTGLASHGREGLPLQPSGGNLSDSRTGLGRSGPAAGSLDVRGPGAPFASGAMAALPSRSDPESSARATRAVQTGASADRLDEGRSPSTSAPIPEATDGFDHSAPIRYHAPVLVERPALMTGASQLRGRRVLFIAQDEAVARELSVLAHDVCGPEFRILHSGASDAGARIHGVDLTREETAEAGLDAPGFAPQVIVAVCRMPSTESEAAVVADTALRHEALELLFLSARRAYEGLSSGTVTLASLCIGGVGARRTLHPVTGLFAGLLKSLGREVPARGIRAIATGPLPLRAALDHVASELGTGDDTSPVEVCFDGAVRCVRLLQPTDIPARPAVTLDSRSVVLLTGGGRGVTAVLAGALLKRYGCKVILLGRSDPAEAPERVLQARDEELGTVEREFYASELARDSSVRMPALRARFERHLAVRELRATLDGLMRLPGQMTYRAADVTRPEDVDRVVEELLREHGRLDLVVHGAGTQVSKKLHRRRLTELRGTLDTKLLGLRNLREACARRLPAPVPFHVLTSAFSYIGNDGQADYGAANEALDRLCAWVSDARQDVQWCSVGWLAWDGIGMTRGSEYRVLGASRRLRGIRADEGEALFLQLVDGQPVQPINVQLTESERGFYGLEMLAPTPPRPTRRDLTVDAASVPCLEDHLVRGTPTLPGAWALDLMFQAALDDTRPELRTVTIEDVRFSRFIRVKPGGQQSLRAECTPLTDAPGQHSVQVKLTGDIVHASGVVLEKDLVYAEARFTLTAEPPRPPPRLEAAHASGHGMSVHDPHCASGSPIELRRMFDCLEEIRLEQDARFAKLGLPEVPRQAGHGVPALVLDAALRLSAMHVEGVSNDVFAPVGVQRATFDRDLVAHDARAPRRLTLKSLAPRVEGDLLQCGTVAAHDEAGRLRMLIEGGIARPMA; this is encoded by the coding sequence ATGGACTTCTTCGCCGTCCCGTACGACATCCACTTCGACGACACGATGGCCTACGGGAGCCATCACTTCCTCACCAACTTCAAGTTCCAGTGCGCCGGCCGCGAGCACCTGCTCTTCAGCCCGCACGCGTTCGAGGAGCCCGAATTCCGGCGCGACTTCGACCAGGTGCTCCTGCTCACCTACGAGGGCTATTCACGAAACCTCGCCCCGGCGGCGCTGGGAGACCGGCTGATCATCCTGACGTCGCTGGAGGAGCGCGGCGAGGTGTCCCTGCGCTTCTGCTTCCGCACGTTGAAGAGCGACGGAACGCCGGTGGCCTGCGGCTACCAGACCGTGCTCTGCGCGGACCGGCAGGGAGTGCTGCGCGCGTTCCCGGCGTCCTTCCAGCGCAGCTTCGAATCGCTGGCGGCACTGCATGAGCCCTCGGGTCCGAAGAGCTTCCGGGACCTCGCGCTGCAGGGAGGCGCAGGCGTCCAGGCCCTGTTCCCGGAGGCCGTGCGCGAGTTGGCGCGGACGCTGCTGGCGGACACCGCTCCACGCGGCGTTTCACGGACGGTTCGCCTTCCGGATCCGGTGAGAGTGCCGGTGCTTCAACTGCCGGCCAACGCCACGGCGTTCCTGTTCGCGGGACAGGGCACGTTCGAGCCCGCGCTCTTCCTCCAGCTGAAGGCGCTCCAGCCGGAGCTGCGTGAAGAACTGCTGGCGGTGTCGGAGGCCTGCCGTTCGCAGGGCATCGACGTGGGTCCCCTGCTCGCGGCGGAGGACGTGGCTCAGGTGGGCCGGGCGTTGGACGCGGCGCCGCTGTTGGATCAGCTCGGCATCTTCCTGTCCGGGGTGCTGGGGGCGCGGTGGATGGAGCGTCAGGGCACGCGGCCGGATGTGTTCGTGGGGCACAGCTTCGGGGAGATCGCGGCGATGACCGCGGCTGGAGCCATGGACCTGCGCACGGGCGCGGAGGTGGTGTGCCGCCGCATCCGGGCGCTCCAGACGGTGCCGGACGACCTGGGCACGCTCGCGGCGGTCGCGCTGGCGGAGCCGGAAACCGTCCGGGCCGTGGCGGAGAGTGGGGCCAGGACGCTGGAGATCGCGGGCCGCAATCATTCGCGGCAGACGGTGGTCGCGGGGCCTCGTGAGGAACTGGAGCGGTTGCGCGCGTTCCTGGAGCGGCAGGGCAAGGGCTTCACGTTCATCTCCAGCCGCTACCCGTTCCACCACCCGAGCCTGGCGCCCGCGGTCACCGCGTTCCGCGCGAGCCTCGCGGACCTGGCCGTGCATCCAGCGCGGGGGCCCATTTATTCGCCCATCGAGCGGCGGGTGTACGGACGTGGCGGGTCGGAGCTGGCGGGGGCGCTCGCGTCCCACCTGGTGCGTCCCTTCGACTTCCCGGGCGCGGTGGAGACGCTGGTGGGCGCGGGCTGCGCGCGGTTCGTGGACTGCGGCACGGGGGGACGGCTGACGCGCATCGTTCAGCGGATCCTCCCCAAGGACACGCCCGTGGCGCTGACGTCCGTGGACCATTCGCTGCCCGAGCACTCAGCGGCTGTGACGCCGGTGACTCCGGCCATCGCGGTGGTGTCGCTGGGCTGCATGCTTCCGGGCGGCGCGAAGGATCCGGAGACCTACTGGCGGAACATCCAGCGGGGCATCAGCGGCATCGTCGACACGGGTGTGAGTCATCCGGATCAGGTCGTGGACTTCGTGGGTCCGGCGGTGACTCCGGACCGCACGTACACGCTGCTCACCGGGCGGGTGCTGGACAGCGACCTCGTCGCGCCTCCGGGAGTCACGCCGGAGCGCTTCCAGCGCTATGGCCGTGAGCAGCGGTTGCTGGCCATCGCGCTCAGCCAGGCGATGGAGTCCTTGCGGTCCATCGCGCCGCGCGCGTCCGGGCGCATCCAGTGTCTGCTCGGGTCCACCGCGGACGGTTCGCCCGAGTACGACGACGCCTTGTGCGTGGAGGCGGGAGAGGCCCTGCTGCGCGCGCGAGGAGAAACAACGCGGGAACTCTCCGCGCTGATGCGAGAGGCCCTGGGCATCACCGCAAAGTCCGCTGAACTGGCGCCGCACCCCACCCTCCAGACGGTGGTGACGGACGTGGTGGGCCCGAGCGTGTCCACGGTGCTGCTGGACGCGGCCTGTGCCTCTTCGCTCTACGCCATCGCGCTGGGGATGAAGGCGCTGGAACGCCGCGAGGCCGATCTGGTGCTCGCGGGCGGAGTGTTCTCTCCGGGCCCGGGCAACAGCTGCCTGTTCTCCCAGTTCAAGGGGCTCTCCGCGACGGGGAGCCGGCCGTTCGACGAGCGCGCGGATGGCGTCATCTTCGGCGAGGGCGCGGGAGTGGTCGGCCTGATGCACCTGGAGGATGCCGTCTCCGCGGGGCTGAAGGTCCACGCGGTCATCCGTGGCGCGGGGCTCTCCAGCGACGGACGCAGCAGCTCCGCCAACGTCCCGCGAGCGGACGGACAGGTGGCCGCGATGGAGGCGTGCTACGCGGCGGCGGGCGTCGAACCGGCGTCCATCCAGTACATCGAGGCGCACGGAACGGCCACGCCCGCCGGGGACACCACGGAGTTGCAGTCGATTGGCCGCGTCTTCAGTGGCAAGCGCAAGGGTCTCCAGCTCGCCAGCGTGAAGGCGTTGATTGGCCACGTCGGGTGGGCCGCGGGTGCGGCATCGGTCATCAAGCTGTGCAAGGCGCTGGAGCACCGGAGCTTCCCGCCACAGTCCCACTTCGACCGTCCAGGCGCGGGGCTGCGAGCGCTCGGGCCGGACTTCGAGGTGAGCACGCGGGAGCAGCCATGGCCGGAGAACGGGGAGCATCCGCGCCGGGCGGCCACGAACGGCTTCGGCTTTGGCGGCACGAACGCGCACCTGGTGTTGGAGGAATACCGGGGAGGTCCGTTGGCGACACACGCCCGGGCCGTGACTGCTGCGAACGAAGCGCTGGTGGTGGTGGCCGCGGAGGGGCTGTTCCCGGAGATGCGATTCGACGCGAAGGGGATGCGTCTGCCCGCGTCCGTGCGGCTGCTGCCGGACATCACCGAGGACATGGACCTCACGCAGCACCTGGGGCTCATCGTCGCGAGCGATGTGGTGAAGAAGCTCGGGGCGTTTGATTCGCTGCGGACGGGGACGGCCATCGTCCTGGGATTGGAGGGCAAGACGCGCCGGGGCGTGGAGGCCACGCAGCGAGTGATGGCGGACTCCACGAGGCGAAGGCTGCGCGAGTACATCCAGCGGGCACCGGACGCCACGCGGCGCCTGCCGCTGGTGGACCGGCTCCACGCGGCGGTGAACGCGCTGCGGCCCTCCGGCCCCTACACGCTCCAGGGGATGATGCCCAACGTCACGCCGGGACGGATGGCGGGGGTGCTCGACACCAAGGGGCCGAACTTCGTGGTGGACGCGGGGGCCGGCACGCTGGCCGCGTCGCTGCGGGCATCGAGGGCCCTGTTGGACAGCGGCTTCGAGTTGGTGCTCGTAGGCAGCGCGCATGTGAAGAGGCCCGGGGAAGCCCCTGCTGCGTCCACGCCCGAAGAGGGCATGGCGATGCTGGCGGTGACCACGGCCGCGAAGGCTGAAGCGCGAGGCCTGAAGCCCCTGTGCCATCTGCGGATGTCCGAAGAAGCGGGCTCCGGCTTGGGGCCGGGCATCACGTTGCCGCCCCACTCCGCCCGGGAAGCACAAGAGCTGTTGAGCGCGATGCGGGCCGCCGCTGAAGGGCAGGCCATCACGCTGCGCTTTCATCCGGATGCCGCGACCGGCCTCCGGCTGGTGCTCCAGCTTCATCCAGGCCTCAGCTCGCGGCCCAGCGCCCCGGAGACGTTCGCCACATCCTCGGACAAGGCATGGGTCTCCAGTGCTGAGAATCGAGACCACGAAGGGGCCGCCCCGGCGGCGGCGAACCGCACGAACCTGTCGGACAGTCGGACAGGTTTGGCGAGCTCCAGCCAGGAGGGGCACCTCCTTGGGTCGGGCCGCGAAAACCTGTCGGACAGTCGGACAGGTTTGGCGAACTCAATCGGCAGGGACGGGCTCCCCCATCAGCCGAGCCACGGAAACCTGTCGGACAGTCGGACAGGTTTGGCGAGCCACGGCCGGGAGGGACTCCCCCTTCAGCCGAGCGGCGGGAACTTGTCCGACAGTCGGACAGGTTTGGGCCGCTCCGGTCCGGCGGCGGGCAGCTTGGATGTCCGTGGGCCTGGTGCTCCGTTTGCATCAGGCGCAATGGCTGCGCTCCCCTCGCGTTCCGACCCCGAGTCTTCCGCCAGGGCTACCCGGGCCGTGCAAACAGGGGCGAGTGCGGATCGCTTGGATGAGGGACGTTCGCCGTCGACCTCCGCTCCCATCCCGGAGGCCACTGACGGCTTCGACCACTCGGCGCCCATCCGCTACCACGCGCCAGTGCTCGTCGAGCGCCCGGCCCTGATGACCGGAGCGTCACAACTTCGCGGCCGGCGGGTGCTGTTCATCGCGCAAGACGAGGCCGTGGCCCGTGAGCTTTCGGTCCTGGCACACGACGTCTGCGGCCCTGAGTTCCGCATCCTTCATTCCGGGGCATCCGATGCGGGCGCGCGGATCCACGGCGTCGACCTGACACGGGAGGAAACCGCGGAGGCGGGCCTGGATGCGCCAGGCTTCGCGCCTCAGGTCATCGTCGCGGTGTGCCGGATGCCCTCGACCGAGAGCGAGGCCGCAGTCGTCGCGGACACGGCCCTTCGCCACGAGGCGCTGGAGTTGCTCTTCCTGTCCGCCCGCCGCGCCTATGAGGGTCTGTCCTCCGGCACCGTGACGCTGGCGAGCCTGTGCATCGGCGGCGTTGGGGCTCGCCGGACGCTGCACCCGGTCACCGGCCTCTTCGCGGGCCTGCTCAAGTCCCTGGGCCGCGAGGTCCCGGCGCGTGGCATCCGTGCTATCGCCACGGGCCCACTTCCGCTCCGCGCGGCGCTCGACCATGTCGCGTCCGAGCTGGGCACTGGTGACGACACCTCGCCCGTGGAGGTCTGCTTCGACGGAGCCGTCCGCTGCGTCCGGCTGCTCCAGCCCACGGACATTCCGGCACGGCCCGCCGTCACGCTCGACTCCCGCTCGGTGGTCCTGCTCACGGGCGGTGGACGCGGCGTGACGGCCGTCCTCGCCGGAGCGCTGCTCAAGCGCTACGGCTGCAAGGTCATCCTCCTGGGCCGCAGCGACCCTGCCGAGGCTCCCGAGCGCGTGCTCCAGGCGCGCGACGAGGAACTGGGCACCGTGGAGCGCGAGTTCTACGCATCCGAGCTCGCCCGTGACAGCTCGGTGCGGATGCCCGCGCTGCGTGCACGCTTCGAGCGCCATCTGGCCGTGCGTGAGCTGCGGGCCACGCTCGATGGACTCATGCGGCTTCCCGGCCAGATGACCTACCGCGCCGCGGACGTCACGCGTCCCGAGGACGTGGACCGCGTGGTGGAGGAGCTGCTCCGCGAACACGGACGGCTCGACCTGGTGGTCCATGGCGCGGGCACGCAGGTCTCCAAGAAGCTCCACCGTCGCCGGCTCACGGAGCTCCGCGGCACGCTGGACACCAAGCTGCTGGGACTGCGCAACCTGCGCGAGGCCTGCGCTCGCCGCCTCCCGGCGCCCGTGCCCTTCCATGTCCTGACCTCCGCGTTCAGCTACATCGGCAACGACGGACAGGCGGACTACGGCGCGGCGAACGAGGCGCTGGACCGGCTCTGCGCCTGGGTCAGCGACGCGCGCCAGGACGTGCAGTGGTGCAGCGTGGGCTGGCTCGCCTGGGACGGCATCGGCATGACGCGCGGTTCGGAGTACCGCGTGCTCGGAGCCAGCCGCAGGCTGCGCGGCATTCGAGCGGATGAGGGCGAGGCGCTCTTCCTCCAGTTGGTGGACGGACAGCCCGTCCAGCCCATCAACGTCCAGCTCACCGAGAGCGAGCGAGGCTTCTACGGCCTGGAGATGCTCGCCCCAACCCCTCCGCGCCCCACTCGAAGGGACCTCACGGTCGACGCGGCGAGCGTCCCGTGCCTGGAGGACCACCTCGTCCGGGGCACGCCCACCCTGCCCGGCGCCTGGGCCCTGGACCTGATGTTCCAGGCGGCCCTGGACGACACGCGCCCCGAGCTGCGCACCGTCACCATCGAGGACGTGCGCTTCTCCCGCTTCATCCGCGTGAAGCCCGGAGGCCAGCAGTCCCTGCGCGCCGAGTGCACGCCCCTCACCGATGCCCCGGGACAGCACAGCGTGCAGGTGAAGCTCACGGGGGACATCGTCCATGCCTCCGGCGTGGTGCTGGAGAAAGACCTCGTCTACGCCGAGGCCCGCTTCACGCTGACGGCGGAGCCGCCCCGGCCCCCACCCCGGCTGGAGGCGGCCCACGCCTCGGGCCACGGCATGTCCGTGCACGACCCGCACTGCGCCTCGGGCTCACCCATCGAGCTGCGCAGGATGTTCGACTGCCTGGAGGAGATCCGCCTGGAGCAGGACGCCCGCTTCGCGAAGCTCGGGCTGCCAGAGGTGCCACGGCAAGCGGGCCACGGCGTGCCGGCGCTCGTGCTGGACGCGGCCCTGCGCCTGAGCGCGATGCACGTGGAGGGCGTGTCCAATGACGTGTTCGCGCCCGTGGGCGTCCAGCGGGCCACGTTCGACCGGGACCTGGTGGCGCATGACGCCAGGGCTCCTCGCCGCCTCACGCTGAAGTCGCTCGCGCCTCGCGTGGAGGGCGACCTGCTCCAGTGCGGCACCGTGGCGGCCCATGACGAAGCAGGCCGCCTGCGGATGCTCATCGAAGGCGGCATCGCCCGCCCCATGGCTTGA
- a CDS encoding SDR family oxidoreductase, protein MSARSSQSHTSTPSNILEQVRQCAASVTRYPLDILTEDAQLEDELGIDSVKLAEIAAVIAREFQLPPDRLPRSGKARTLGAIAGAVAEALGTAPSLHVAPVPAVVEVKLSTGDAKVGTGAPATQDLLPRVRAVFARVTRYPEELLTPHADLEDELGIDSVKQAEVMAVLMKELGLGDAPKPSQRLRTMAAIADAARALLPAAPPVVEARPRAPVVHAAPAPVVSRPELPFAGKVALVTGSGKGIGRVIATRLARAGATVVVNSFHSREDGEKTARDIVDAGGKAVHLWGSVAQEEHLERLFSAIREQLGGLDLLVCNASNGLIGPFDRIAPRDWDKAFRTCITGTYECAMRARPLMAARGGGSIVTMSTSMSQRYMHDLGCQGVVKAGVESLTRYLAAELAPEGIRTNCVSAGPVHGDLLGMFPDAPERVARWESATPGGRLCTADDVADVTELLLGPKTQRVNGAIWVVDAGLSGTVDGLLPAARAS, encoded by the coding sequence ATGTCCGCGCGTTCTTCCCAATCCCATACATCCACGCCTTCCAACATCCTGGAGCAAGTGAGGCAGTGCGCCGCGTCCGTCACGCGGTATCCGCTCGACATCCTGACGGAGGACGCGCAGCTCGAGGATGAACTGGGCATCGACTCCGTGAAGCTCGCGGAGATCGCCGCGGTCATCGCTCGCGAGTTCCAGTTGCCGCCGGACCGGCTGCCGCGAAGCGGGAAGGCGCGCACGCTCGGCGCCATCGCCGGGGCGGTGGCGGAGGCGCTGGGCACGGCTCCGTCGCTCCACGTCGCGCCTGTTCCCGCTGTCGTCGAAGTGAAGCTGAGCACCGGTGATGCGAAGGTGGGCACCGGTGCTCCGGCCACTCAGGACCTGCTGCCACGCGTGCGCGCCGTGTTCGCGCGGGTGACGCGCTACCCGGAGGAACTGCTCACGCCGCACGCGGACCTGGAGGACGAGCTGGGCATCGACTCCGTGAAGCAGGCGGAGGTGATGGCCGTGCTCATGAAGGAACTGGGGCTGGGTGACGCGCCGAAGCCGTCGCAGCGCCTGCGCACGATGGCCGCCATCGCCGACGCGGCCCGTGCGCTGCTTCCGGCCGCGCCGCCCGTCGTGGAAGCCAGGCCTCGCGCTCCCGTCGTCCACGCGGCGCCCGCGCCGGTCGTGTCGCGCCCGGAGCTTCCGTTCGCGGGGAAGGTCGCGCTCGTCACGGGTTCGGGGAAGGGCATCGGCCGGGTCATCGCGACGCGGCTGGCTCGCGCGGGCGCGACGGTGGTCGTCAACTCGTTCCACTCCCGTGAGGATGGGGAGAAGACGGCGAGGGACATCGTCGACGCGGGCGGCAAGGCGGTCCACCTGTGGGGCTCCGTCGCGCAGGAGGAGCACCTGGAGCGGCTGTTCTCGGCGATCCGCGAGCAACTGGGCGGGCTCGACCTGCTGGTGTGCAACGCGTCCAACGGGCTCATCGGTCCGTTCGACCGCATCGCGCCCCGGGATTGGGACAAGGCGTTCCGCACCTGCATCACCGGCACCTACGAGTGCGCGATGCGCGCCCGTCCGCTGATGGCCGCGCGCGGGGGCGGGAGCATCGTCACCATGTCCACGTCCATGTCGCAGCGGTACATGCACGACCTGGGCTGCCAGGGCGTGGTGAAGGCGGGCGTGGAGTCGCTCACGCGCTACCTGGCCGCGGAGCTGGCGCCGGAGGGCATCCGCACCAACTGCGTGTCCGCGGGTCCCGTGCACGGGGACCTGCTGGGGATGTTCCCGGACGCGCCGGAGCGCGTGGCGCGCTGGGAGTCCGCGACGCCCGGTGGGCGGCTGTGCACCGCGGACGACGTCGCGGACGTGACCGAGCTGCTGCTGGGGCCGAAGACCCAGCGCGTGAATGGCGCCATCTGGGTGGTGGACGCCGGCCTCTCCGGGACCGTGGACGGCCTGCTGCCGGCCGCGCGCGCGTCCTGA
- a CDS encoding YciI family protein codes for MRFMIIRRADKDTEAGVMPDEKLLAAMGAYNEEMVKAGVMLQGEGLHPSRNGARVKFTNGKPAIIDGPFTETKELIAGFTLIQVKSREEALEWLKRWPSIDAGGNVELELRQVFEDDDFGAEFTPELREQEARIREQGAKNRR; via the coding sequence GTGCGATTCATGATCATCCGCAGGGCGGACAAGGACACGGAGGCCGGCGTGATGCCGGACGAGAAGCTGCTGGCCGCCATGGGCGCCTACAACGAGGAGATGGTGAAGGCGGGCGTGATGCTTCAGGGCGAGGGCCTGCACCCCAGCCGCAATGGCGCGCGCGTGAAGTTCACGAACGGCAAGCCGGCCATCATCGACGGTCCCTTCACGGAGACGAAGGAGCTCATCGCCGGCTTCACCCTCATCCAGGTGAAGTCGCGGGAGGAGGCCCTGGAGTGGCTCAAGCGCTGGCCGTCCATCGACGCGGGCGGCAACGTGGAGCTGGAGCTGCGCCAGGTCTTCGAGGACGACGACTTCGGCGCCGAGTTCACCCCCGAGCTGCGGGAACAGGAAGCGCGCATCCGCGAGCAGGGCGCGAAGAACCGCCGGTAG